Genomic DNA from Prunus persica cultivar Lovell chromosome G1, Prunus_persica_NCBIv2, whole genome shotgun sequence:
GGAAAGGCTCCACAGACAATGTTAACTGACCATAACATGTGGCTGAAAGAGGCTATTGCTGTTGACGTGCCCCAATCAAAGCATGCCTTTTGTATATGGCACATCGTCGCAAAGTTCTCAGATTGGTTTTCTGTACTTCTTGGATCTCGATATGATGATTGGAAAGCTGAGTTTCACCGGCTGTTTAATCTGGACTTCGTGGAAGACTTTGAAGAAAGATGGAGGGAAATGGTGAACGAATTTGGACTGCATACAAATAAGCATGTAATCAGCTTATATGCGCTGCGGAATTTTTGGGCTTTAGCGTATTTGAGGCATTACTTTTTTGCAGAAATGATGAGTACAAGTCAGGCAGAATCAATTAATGCTTTTATCCAACGTTTTTTGAGTGCACAGTCCCAACTAGATCGTTTTGTAGAGCAAGTGCGTAACCTTCttcttttatgttattttccttttttggccTCTGGTTCGCTTCTAAACTACTTAACCTTGTCTTTGTTTCTTGTTCAGCCTTTGGTTCTTATGTTAAATAAACATGCCTACCCTTTTAAACTTCCTTTTGCAGGTAGCTGATATTGTTGATTATAATGATCGGGTTGGGGCAAAGCAAAAGATGCAAAGGAAAATGCAGAGAGTGTGCCTTAAAACGGGTTCGCCAATTGAATCACATGCTGCTTCTGTTCTTACCCCTTATGCCTTCGGAAAACTTCAAGAGGAACTTGTATTGGCTCCACAGTATGCATCTCTTCTGGTAGATGAAGGTTGTTTCCAGGTCAGACACCATACTGAGGAAGATGGAGGGTGCAAAGTGGTTTGGATTCCTTGTCAAGGCCACATTAGCTGTAGCTGCTATCAGTTCGAGTTCTCCGGCATCCTTTGTAGGCATGTTCTTCGTGTCCTGTCAACTAATAATTGCTTTCATATTCCAGACCAGTATCTACCCACCCGTTGGTGCGGTGTCAGTTCATCTTCCACTAACACCTTTGAGACTGCTACTATTATGAAAGACAATTCTGAGAAGATTCACTTATTGGAGTCCTTGGCTTCAACACTTGTTACGGAGTCAGTTGAAACAGAGGATCGCCTTGATGCTGCTTGCGAGCAAATTGGAATGGCATTATCACGCATTAAAGACCTTCCTAGGACAACACATAATGCGATCGACATTGTGTATAATTGTCCATCTGAATCACTGATTCTACAAGATGTGGAAGAGGCTGATGGAATTATTCgctttacagtaggaaattcTCATGAATCTGTTACTTTAGGAAAGCTTAAAGAAAGAAGGCCAAGAGATATAGTTGAAATTAGTAGAAAGCGACGGCATTGTTCAGGGCCTTGCTGTCTGAGTGTCCAATAGTGGGAGGTGAGATTTTGAAGTGTACTTGCAAAGGTTTGGAAATAGTAGTAGATGTAGCAAGGAATAGCAGTACATTGTTTTTTCAacgtttttgttttgtcaatATTTCAATGTATTCCGACGTGCACTTTTGTGCCTTCCACATTCAGTTATACTGAAATGAAAAAGACAAAGTTCCCTCATAAAGCAAAGTTCTGACCTAGATTcaagcaaaagaaagaaatgaatgtATAACCCGGAAATAGCTAAAAATTCTCAAGTTAGGGCATGACAAATGTCCTCATCAAATTATTACACATGGAATATGTttctattttaaatatttttttcttctgtcttccatgttaagaaaagaaatcaaagatgCACCAAGGTAGTCCCCTGTCCTTGTTATTGCCTACTAATGTAGCATAAGAGTGAAGAGCATGGAAAAGCTTGCAGCATCATAAAGAGAGCAATTAAAGAGAGCTTCCTTTGTTTTGTGGGggtgtaaaaaagaaaaaaatgcttCATTTTTTAAACTAAGGCCAACTTGGCCaataacagaaaagaaaaggcatgtgtgattttttattcttcaccACCAGTAGTATTATATATGATAAAACCAGATCATCAAATATAATGCACACCAATATCCAATATTCTTCCCTGGTCTATAATTCATCTCTAGTGATTTGTTCTTTACTGGTAGCACTTTTGGCCCTTTTTTAGGACCCACCCCACAAATGAGCTTtgatgctttttttctttttttctttttctttttatttttttttctttttatattttagtaTAAGCTATTGGGGGAGGGGGTTTGcacaaatatttattgggTGCCTCGGGATTTCGAATCTCTGCCCACATGAATGCAGGTGGAAGGAGAGAAACTCTCATGCAACGGAAATAACACTTTTTGCTATCCCAGCCAATAATGCAATGACACACATAGGATAACTTTTCTACGtatcattgtgttattggcccgaaatagcaaaatagtgctaTCCTCGttataagtaaaaaaaatttgaggtAGAAGAGCTCAACATACCCCACTGACCTTTGATGCCTTTCTTTGTTCAACAtttgaatgctaaaagccaaaGAATTTCAAAGCTTATGAGGAATAATTAGTGACCGTCCATCTAATCATGTTTGGTCCATCTGGAAGCAATGAAGGACATAATTATAGGATTAGCTAGCCGGTGTTTAATCTATGGGGAAGATCCAAAAGCAGCTTTACATATATTGTTCCCTTTGGTAAAAAACCATGCACTGTAAAGGTTTCTTTGGTGTCttaagaaatgaaacaaaattattatatgGCTAAGAACAAGATGATCCAAACAAAAGCTcattttcgttttcttttctgaaaaaGAAGATATGCAGTTAATGCATGCAACATATATCTAGCGCGTACTGAGACTGACTTGGCAACTCTTGATCATTCTGTGCTTTTCAAGCTTTTGGTTACTGAATGATGTGGCTGATTATGCACTGTTAGATGTTAGATATGAATGCCGTAAGATTAATTGTGGAACAATTGAAAATGCTTTGCCACATCACTAGTTGAAGTACGAACAAATGAGCAGAATGCCCTCCTAGCGAAGTCTTATAAGAATCTTGAGCCTTTTAAGCAACCTTTGCTCCAAGCAATTCAGCAATCccctcctccctctcttttttcaAGCCcctatttctcttcttcttgacCTGCATGAATAATCCTAGCCGTTTTCTACTCCAAAATGGCAAAGAGAATGGCAGTCACACACGCAGACCTTGCACCAAGTCGTCCCGACACAGGCTTTGGTAGCAAAACAGGTGCTTTTCTCACGGTCTTGACCATTCTCTGTGGCCTGTTCTGCTTCATTCTATGCCTAATTGCTGAAGTCACTCGTTCTAAGGTACTAGGAAACATGTTTTTGTCACAACAATTTCTTTACGAAACATTAAtattaccaaaacaaaaggaaattaatCTAAGTTTTGTGGTTTGATGATTTCATAGGTCACATGGCAGATCAGCAGTGATGAAGGGGATGAGGGAGGAAAATCCCAATGTGTATATAGCGGCAGTGGGAAATCGCCGCTGTTATGTGCAGCCAGTGCATTTTTGGGGCTGGCAATCATCATGGTGGTGGAACATGCATACATGTTGATTGCAATTAGCAACTCCCCTCCATCAGTCTTGGTTATTTGGGAGCCTGATCATTCTGGTCCTGCCAAGAGTTTGAAATGGCAAGCTGCCTTCTTCTTTGTTGCAACTTGGTATGCCAATCAATTTTAGTCAGTCCTCCGTATTTTGATTTCAAGCAAATTGTAGCCATATTCTCTCAACTATTACCATTACCCGGCTCTCACTTTAGTCCCGGAGTTTTTGAATTCTATAGAACTCCAAGTGAGAATCGGATAATAGTCCAGGGACCGTAACTACAATTTACTCTATTGATTTTGGATCATGTCAAAGATCAATTGAATTGCATCAAGACATTAATTCAAACTCACAAACACTCATTTGGGTTGTGTTGATTAGGGTTTCCTTTGCTGTTGGGGAGATCTTGTTGTTGATTGGGCTAAGTGTGGAGTCAGGGCACTTGAGAAAATGGTCAAGACCAAGACCCAGCTGCCTCGTTCTCAGAGAAGGTGTGTTCTCTGCAGCTGGAGTGTTTGCCTTGACCACTGTGTTGCTTGCTGCTGGGTTATACTTGACTGCATTGCGAGCACA
This window encodes:
- the LOC18790443 gene encoding protein FAR1-RELATED SEQUENCE 11 isoform X2; protein product: MSEGTSLGMEDLSQDDIGTIEETAEDTILSRQTSVNLVPFVGQRFVSQEAAYEFYCSFAKQCGFSIRRHRTRGKDGVGRGVTRRDFTCHRGGYPQMKPSEDGKMQRNRKSSRCGCQAYMRIVKRADFDVPEWRVTGFSNIHNHELLKSNEVRLLPAYCSISTDDKSRICMFAKAGMSVRQMLRLMELEKGVKLGCLPFTEIDVRNLLQSFRNVDRDNDAIDLIAMCKKMKDENPNFKYEFKIDGHNRLEHIAWSYASSVQLYEAFGDTTVFDTTHRLDAYDMLLGIWLGVDNHGMTCFFGCVLLRDENIQSFSWALKTFLGFMKGKAPQTMLTDHNMWLKEAIAVDVPQSKHAFCIWHIVAKFSDWFSVLLGSRYDDWKAEFHRLFNLDFVEDFEERWREMVNEFGLHTNKHVISLYALRNFWALAYLRHYFFAEMMSTSQAESINAFIQRFLSAQSQLDRFVEQVADIVDYNDRVGAKQKMQRKMQRVCLKTGSPIESHAASVLTPYAFGKLQEELVLAPQYASLLVDEGCFQVRHHTEEDGGCKVVWIPCQGHISCSCYQFEFSGILCRHVLRVLSTNNCFHIPDQYLPTRWCGVSSSSTNTFETATIMKDNSEKIHLLESLASTLVTESVETEDRLDAACEQIGMALSRIKDLPRTTHNAIDIVYNCPSESLILQDVEEADGIIRFTVGNSHESVTLGKLKERRPRDIVEISRKRRHCSGPCCLSVQ
- the LOC18790443 gene encoding protein FAR1-RELATED SEQUENCE 11 isoform X1, whose translation is MRFLRELLKKSKCVGDHSSKMSEGTSLGMEDLSQDDIGTIEETAEDTILSRQTSVNLVPFVGQRFVSQEAAYEFYCSFAKQCGFSIRRHRTRGKDGVGRGVTRRDFTCHRGGYPQMKPSEDGKMQRNRKSSRCGCQAYMRIVKRADFDVPEWRVTGFSNIHNHELLKSNEVRLLPAYCSISTDDKSRICMFAKAGMSVRQMLRLMELEKGVKLGCLPFTEIDVRNLLQSFRNVDRDNDAIDLIAMCKKMKDENPNFKYEFKIDGHNRLEHIAWSYASSVQLYEAFGDTTVFDTTHRLDAYDMLLGIWLGVDNHGMTCFFGCVLLRDENIQSFSWALKTFLGFMKGKAPQTMLTDHNMWLKEAIAVDVPQSKHAFCIWHIVAKFSDWFSVLLGSRYDDWKAEFHRLFNLDFVEDFEERWREMVNEFGLHTNKHVISLYALRNFWALAYLRHYFFAEMMSTSQAESINAFIQRFLSAQSQLDRFVEQVADIVDYNDRVGAKQKMQRKMQRVCLKTGSPIESHAASVLTPYAFGKLQEELVLAPQYASLLVDEGCFQVRHHTEEDGGCKVVWIPCQGHISCSCYQFEFSGILCRHVLRVLSTNNCFHIPDQYLPTRWCGVSSSSTNTFETATIMKDNSEKIHLLESLASTLVTESVETEDRLDAACEQIGMALSRIKDLPRTTHNAIDIVYNCPSESLILQDVEEADGIIRFTVGNSHESVTLGKLKERRPRDIVEISRKRRHCSGPCCLSVQ
- the LOC18791609 gene encoding uncharacterized protein LOC18791609, yielding MAKRMAVTHADLAPSRPDTGFGSKTGAFLTVLTILCGLFCFILCLIAEVTRSKVTWQISSDEGDEGGKSQCVYSGSGKSPLLCAASAFLGLAIIMVVEHAYMLIAISNSPPSVLVIWEPDHSGPAKSLKWQAAFFFVATWVSFAVGEILLLIGLSVESGHLRKWSRPRPSCLVLREGVFSAAGVFALTTVLLAAGLYLTALRAQRISLHQETVRREIVEASILYASPPTSPQISTIPRENPIFRETHNIDHQPPAALSKHLNL